Proteins encoded by one window of Lactobacillus sp. ESL0684:
- a CDS encoding amino acid racemase: MKHFFSIIGGMGSIATESFVHELNRRVRISKDQDYLNYSLVNDAQIPDRTAYIKDHTQPNPLVDLRSDVLAQAKLKPDFFVMPCNTAHYFYDNLASLTEIPFLHMMRIAVHKFVEKYPQETKIGLIATEGSIYDHLYADELQKVGRKAELGGSEIQPLVTELIYTNIKEQGQVDAELFHHILQLMHDKYGCNVILLGCTELSLAQAKAPDHPYEVIDPQAIMADVAIELSLKIRKGLDPKTVIQKYLY; this comes from the coding sequence ATGAAGCATTTCTTTAGTATTATTGGTGGAATGGGCTCGATTGCAACGGAAAGTTTTGTTCACGAACTTAATAGGCGTGTCCGAATTAGTAAGGATCAGGATTATTTAAATTATAGCTTAGTTAATGATGCTCAAATTCCTGATCGAACCGCTTATATTAAGGATCATACGCAGCCCAATCCGCTGGTTGATTTGCGCAGTGATGTCTTAGCACAAGCAAAATTAAAGCCTGATTTTTTTGTGATGCCATGTAATACAGCGCATTACTTTTATGATAATTTGGCGAGCTTAACTGAGATCCCTTTTTTACATATGATGCGGATTGCTGTGCATAAATTTGTGGAAAAGTATCCTCAAGAAACTAAAATTGGTCTGATTGCTACAGAAGGTTCAATTTATGATCATTTGTATGCTGATGAATTACAGAAAGTTGGTCGCAAAGCAGAGTTAGGCGGTTCTGAAATCCAACCTTTAGTGACTGAGTTGATTTATACTAATATTAAAGAACAAGGACAAGTTGATGCTGAACTGTTCCATCATATTTTGCAGTTAATGCATGATAAATATGGTTGTAATGTCATCTTACTCGGCTGTACTGAGCTGTCGTTAGCACAAGCTAAGGCTCCAGATCATCCTTATGAGGTAATCGATCCTCAGGCAATTATGGCTGATGTGGCGATTGAGTTATCATTGAAAATTCGCAAGGGGCTTGATCCGAAAACTGTAATTCAAAAATATTTGTATTAA
- a CDS encoding HAMP domain-containing sensor histidine kinase has product MKKERVKLTAAEKSELLAEAVITIVLLLLLNLSVIILINLTILQNKNLINGIYFLKKTITFGGHHLWSWQNISIVIMGIGDFIVLYWRLIRRYHQMQLRHVISELHYIAKGHFDHYISFKVKTDLQKVIDSINSLVKSTVNAINEEKAIEKSKDELISNVSHDLRTPLTSIIGYLGLLKNGVADPADQQKYLNIAYMKAEQMKSLAHDLLEYTTLKSDNIKLNLSSLHIFSMLEQVEAGFELEAQEKGIKFNIEARPLDLTIKADPEKLVRIYNNLITNALKYGTGATQINLIANLVNSDEVELRVENNGAQIPKDSLKKIFERFYRVESSRNMATGGTGLGLSITKSVVDLHGGTIRCESDKQWTRFIIRLPLDPKKARIAS; this is encoded by the coding sequence ATGAAAAAAGAGCGAGTCAAATTAACTGCGGCAGAAAAAAGTGAATTGCTTGCTGAAGCGGTGATTACGATTGTCTTGTTGTTGCTACTTAATTTATCAGTAATCATTTTAATTAATTTGACTATTTTACAAAATAAAAATTTAATTAATGGGATCTATTTCTTGAAAAAGACCATTACTTTTGGCGGACATCATTTATGGTCTTGGCAAAATATTTCAATAGTAATTATGGGCATAGGCGATTTTATCGTTTTGTATTGGCGCCTAATTCGGCGATATCACCAAATGCAGTTGCGCCATGTGATTTCTGAATTACACTATATTGCTAAAGGGCATTTTGACCATTATATTTCTTTTAAAGTTAAAACCGATTTACAAAAAGTGATTGATTCGATTAATTCGTTGGTTAAAAGTACAGTTAATGCCATTAATGAAGAAAAAGCTATTGAAAAATCTAAAGATGAGCTAATTAGCAATGTGTCACATGACCTGCGGACGCCGTTGACGTCAATTATTGGCTATCTTGGTCTATTAAAAAATGGAGTTGCTGATCCTGCCGATCAGCAAAAGTATTTAAATATTGCGTATATGAAGGCTGAGCAAATGAAGTCTTTGGCGCATGATCTATTAGAATACACAACTCTGAAATCTGACAATATTAAGCTTAATTTATCATCACTGCATATTTTTTCGATGCTAGAACAAGTTGAGGCTGGTTTTGAATTGGAGGCACAGGAAAAAGGGATTAAGTTTAATATTGAAGCACGGCCGCTGGATTTAACTATCAAGGCTGATCCGGAAAAGCTGGTACGCATTTATAATAATTTAATTACCAATGCACTAAAATACGGAACGGGTGCGACACAGATTAATTTAATTGCTAATTTAGTTAATAGTGATGAAGTTGAATTGCGAGTAGAAAATAACGGTGCCCAGATACCTAAGGACTCATTGAAAAAAATCTTTGAACGTTTTTATCGGGTAGAGTCATCGCGCAATATGGCAACTGGTGGTACAGGACTAGGTTTATCAATTACAAAAAGTGTAGTGGATTTACACGGAGGTACAATCAGATGTGAGTCAGATAAGCAATGGACTAGATTTATTATTCGCTTACCCTTGGATCCGAAGAAAGCCCGCATTGCTAGCTAG
- a CDS encoding ParB/RepB/Spo0J family partition protein, whose translation MVKNSKSKEPKRKGGLGRGIEALFEDEPQAPETEEEIQELNLSEIRPNPYQPRKNFDDKTLKELADSIKENGVFQPIIVRKSVNGYEIIAGERRYRASRLAKKTTIPAIVRDFDESQMMEVAVLENLQREDLTPLEEAQAYEMLQKNLGLTQEEVSKRMGKSRPYIANYLRLLTLPNKTKHMLQYGDLSMGQARTLLGLKNKDKIDEVAKQVVKEGMPVRKVEALVAKINSEKTRKKTTQKSAFIRASEHQLADKFGSSVNIAETKKGSGHLSIKFTSTDELNRILDVLGVDLDE comes from the coding sequence ATGGTAAAAAACTCAAAAAGTAAAGAGCCAAAAAGAAAAGGTGGCCTCGGACGTGGTATTGAGGCTTTGTTTGAAGATGAGCCACAGGCTCCTGAAACCGAAGAAGAAATTCAAGAACTTAATCTGAGTGAAATCAGACCTAATCCTTATCAACCTCGTAAAAACTTTGACGATAAAACGTTAAAGGAACTGGCAGATTCAATTAAGGAGAATGGGGTTTTTCAGCCAATCATTGTGCGTAAATCAGTCAATGGTTATGAAATTATCGCAGGTGAGCGCCGCTATCGGGCTTCAAGATTGGCTAAAAAGACTACTATTCCAGCAATTGTTCGTGACTTTGACGAGAGCCAAATGATGGAAGTTGCTGTTTTAGAAAATTTACAGCGTGAAGATTTAACTCCATTAGAAGAAGCCCAAGCCTACGAAATGTTACAAAAAAATCTGGGCTTAACTCAAGAAGAAGTATCTAAACGCATGGGTAAATCAAGACCCTATATTGCTAATTATTTGCGGCTGTTAACTTTGCCAAATAAGACCAAACATATGCTGCAATATGGTGACTTGTCAATGGGACAAGCTCGTACACTACTAGGTCTTAAGAATAAAGATAAGATTGATGAGGTTGCTAAGCAGGTTGTTAAAGAAGGTATGCCTGTGCGCAAGGTTGAGGCATTGGTTGCCAAAATCAATAGTGAAAAAACTCGCAAAAAGACCACTCAAAAATCAGCTTTTATTCGTGCTAGTGAACATCAATTAGCGGATAAATTTGGTTCGAGTGTTAATATTGCAGAAACTAAAAAGGGCAGTGGTCATTTGTCAATCAAGTTTACTTCAACAGATGAGTTAAATCGGATTTTGGATGTTTTAGGTGTTGATCTTGATGAATAA
- a CDS encoding DUF1129 family protein, with protein sequence MAEKETQQTKIDVNKQEKLKEQVTTQNRDDELQQAEPAELRKQLSNKNSDYVFRLQKELEEQGKLGSADASKRVDDLLADLVVAQHHGKPASTFYGMSPKIKAADMLKPKKKTAADIPFWQYAVDSALLYIAIFVGLFGVIALFTTNQKENSQMGILTLVSVGAAMGVFMTKYNDWVMPAGKQQKIPWGKLILGFAGLLLGLFVWIWLVSLPVLQPINPVLPAMGNIIIAVLAYGIRWFFRRHFQIVGSVFTPKSKDK encoded by the coding sequence ATGGCAGAAAAAGAAACGCAGCAAACTAAAATAGATGTTAATAAACAGGAAAAGTTAAAAGAGCAAGTTACTACGCAAAACAGAGATGATGAATTGCAGCAAGCTGAGCCAGCAGAACTGCGTAAGCAGCTGAGTAACAAAAATTCTGATTATGTTTTTCGTTTACAAAAAGAGCTTGAAGAGCAGGGAAAATTGGGTAGTGCTGATGCAAGTAAACGTGTTGATGATCTATTGGCTGATTTAGTAGTTGCCCAACACCACGGTAAGCCAGCAAGTACTTTTTATGGTATGTCGCCTAAGATTAAGGCGGCTGACATGCTGAAGCCAAAAAAGAAAACGGCAGCAGATATTCCGTTTTGGCAATATGCAGTTGACAGTGCCTTGCTATATATCGCAATTTTTGTTGGACTGTTTGGAGTAATTGCCCTATTTACAACGAATCAAAAAGAAAATTCGCAAATGGGAATTTTGACTCTAGTCAGTGTCGGAGCAGCGATGGGTGTATTCATGACTAAATATAATGATTGGGTCATGCCAGCTGGTAAACAGCAAAAAATTCCGTGGGGTAAATTGATTTTAGGCTTTGCTGGGTTATTGTTAGGCTTGTTTGTCTGGATTTGGTTAGTTTCATTGCCAGTCCTGCAACCGATCAATCCTGTCTTACCAGCAATGGGCAACATAATCATCGCGGTCTTGGCTTATGGAATTCGCTGGTTCTTTAGACGTCATTTTCAAATTGTGGGGTCAGTCTTTACTCCTAAATCAAAAGACAAATAA
- a CDS encoding response regulator transcription factor — MKILVVDDDKEIVELLSIYLKNEGYTPVVAYSGKEAITKLTTTSDIALMILDVMMPNMSGIDVIKEVRRDSDIPIIIVSAKTDDMDKIQGLITGADDYVSKPFNPLEVMARVRSLLRRSQKQVKDEAPDVLEIGPLAINRDSHEVKTIEGNDIQLTALEFGILYLLASHPNRVFSADEIFERVWQQESIVSAKTVMVHVSHLRDKIQKATGGEDVIQTVWGVGYKIEA; from the coding sequence ATGAAAATCTTAGTTGTTGATGATGATAAAGAAATTGTTGAACTATTAAGTATCTATTTAAAAAATGAAGGTTACACACCGGTTGTGGCGTACAGCGGTAAAGAAGCAATTACTAAATTGACTACTACTTCCGATATTGCACTGATGATCTTGGATGTGATGATGCCTAATATGAGCGGCATTGACGTAATTAAAGAAGTTCGACGTGATTCTGATATTCCGATTATTATTGTTTCTGCCAAGACTGACGATATGGATAAAATTCAAGGTTTGATTACTGGCGCAGATGATTATGTTTCTAAGCCATTTAATCCTTTAGAAGTTATGGCAAGAGTGCGGTCTTTATTGCGTCGTAGTCAAAAGCAGGTCAAGGATGAAGCACCTGATGTTTTGGAAATTGGGCCTTTAGCAATTAATCGTGATTCACACGAAGTTAAGACCATTGAAGGCAATGATATTCAATTAACTGCTTTAGAATTTGGAATCTTGTATTTGCTTGCTAGTCACCCTAATCGTGTGTTTTCTGCAGATGAAATTTTTGAACGAGTTTGGCAGCAAGAATCAATTGTTTCTGCAAAAACGGTTATGGTCCATGTTTCGCATTTGCGTGATAAGATTCAAAAGGCAACTGGCGGTGAAGACGTCATCCAGACCGTTTGGGGTGTTGGCTATAAAATTGAGGCCTAA
- a CDS encoding DUF951 domain-containing protein yields the protein MNKNIAYDLADTVQMKKPHACQTNNWEILRIGADIRLKCMGCGRVLMMPRMKFNHNLKKILHQASDPVNVKQEFYIPKAEIARPNFDE from the coding sequence ATGAATAAAAATATTGCTTATGATTTAGCGGATACTGTGCAAATGAAAAAACCGCATGCTTGTCAAACTAATAATTGGGAGATTTTGCGGATTGGTGCCGATATTCGTCTAAAGTGTATGGGATGTGGTCGTGTCTTAATGATGCCAAGGATGAAATTTAATCATAACTTGAAAAAAATATTACATCAGGCAAGCGATCCGGTTAATGTTAAACAAGAATTTTATATACCAAAAGCTGAGATTGCTCGTCCTAATTTTGATGAATAA
- the ychF gene encoding redox-regulated ATPase YchF, whose translation MSLTAGIVGLPNVGKSTLFNAITKAGAEMANYPFATIEPNVGMVEVPDKRLARIQELIPAKKIVHTTFEFTDIAGLVKGASKGEGLGNKFLDNIRQTDAIVHVVRAFEDDNITSVTGKVDPEEDINTINLELAISDLDTVNRRINKVKKIAQQQDKDAKAEYSVLEKIKPVLEEGKAVRTINFTDDEQKIVKGLFLLTDKPIIYVANIAESAMADPESDPYYQIVKQHALSEGAECLGISAATEEEIAGLADDEKSEFLEAEGVSESGLDRLIRAAYHILGLRTFFTAGGPETRAWTFHEGMLAPQVAGVIHSDFERGFIRAEVVSFANLDKYETMQKVKEAGKLGLEGKDYEVQDGDIIEFRFNV comes from the coding sequence ATGTCATTAACTGCTGGGATTGTCGGGTTACCTAATGTTGGTAAGTCAACCTTATTTAATGCAATTACTAAAGCTGGAGCCGAAATGGCCAATTACCCATTTGCGACGATCGAGCCTAATGTCGGAATGGTTGAAGTACCAGATAAGCGTTTAGCAAGAATTCAAGAATTAATTCCTGCTAAAAAAATTGTGCATACCACTTTTGAATTTACAGATATTGCTGGTTTAGTTAAGGGAGCTTCTAAAGGTGAAGGCTTAGGAAATAAGTTTTTGGATAATATTCGGCAAACTGATGCGATTGTGCATGTAGTTAGAGCCTTTGAAGATGATAATATTACTTCTGTTACTGGTAAAGTTGATCCAGAAGAAGATATTAATACTATTAATCTAGAACTAGCCATTTCTGACCTGGATACAGTTAATCGAAGAATTAACAAGGTGAAAAAGATTGCACAGCAACAGGATAAAGATGCTAAGGCTGAATATAGTGTTTTGGAGAAAATCAAACCAGTTTTAGAAGAAGGTAAAGCCGTCCGCACAATTAACTTTACGGATGATGAGCAAAAGATTGTCAAAGGTCTATTTCTATTAACTGATAAGCCAATTATTTATGTTGCTAACATCGCAGAAAGTGCTATGGCTGATCCTGAAAGTGATCCATATTACCAGATTGTTAAGCAACATGCGCTAAGTGAAGGTGCTGAATGTTTAGGAATCTCTGCAGCAACTGAAGAAGAAATTGCTGGCTTGGCTGATGATGAAAAGTCAGAATTTTTAGAAGCTGAAGGTGTTAGTGAGTCTGGGCTTGATCGATTGATTAGAGCTGCTTACCATATTTTGGGGCTTAGAACTTTCTTTACTGCTGGTGGACCTGAAACTCGTGCTTGGACTTTTCATGAGGGCATGCTTGCCCCGCAAGTTGCTGGAGTAATCCATTCAGATTTTGAACGTGGCTTTATTCGGGCAGAAGTAGTTTCATTTGCTAATTTAGATAAATATGAAACTATGCAAAAGGTTAAAGAAGCTGGTAAGTTGGGTCTTGAAGGTAAGGATTATGAAGTTCAAGATGGTGACATTATTGAGTTTAGATTTAATGTTTAG
- a CDS encoding ABC transporter ATP-binding protein has translation MDKAIENKKVQGKGKKSATLLRLLKLTASTSPWMLIISVIAIVLAAGANVKGSLFIEQLINNYITPLTKQARPDFGPLLHAIIVMFGIYAIGFISNYLFSMLMSVLAQKVQYRVRNEMFTHMEELPISYFDENDYGDIMSRYTNDIDTLMQMISQSIPQFVNSGLNIVFVLAAMISLSWQLTIFTLIIFILSIGIVRFLTKRSSHFFQLQQKELGQLNGYNEEMLNGLKVIKVFSHEKEAEAEFDQYNQALKQASGQANTYSTILFPIMGNMGNLLYVLIAILGGAVAINKIAPLSLGVIGAFLQLSKQFAMPIAQISQQLNSIVMALAGAERIFDLEDQPIEVNNGDVTITKDANVKGSWHWNVPQADGSVKQVTVKGHIVFDDVNFSYSPDKQILYNISLNAKPGMKVALVGETGAGKTTISNMLNRFYEIDSGTITYDGIPINRIKKDDLRQSLSIVLQDTHMFTGTIMENIRFGNPEASDDDVYQAARLSHADEFIHHLDEGYQTVIDGSGGDLSQGQMQLLSIARAMIADEPVMILDEATSSIDTQTEKLVQAGMDNLLAGRTSFVIAHRLSTIVNSDLILVLDHGHIIEAGNHDELLKQKGYYYELYTGKKEIE, from the coding sequence TTGGACAAAGCAATAGAAAATAAAAAGGTACAAGGCAAGGGTAAAAAAAGTGCTACTTTATTGCGTTTACTTAAGCTAACAGCCAGCACTAGTCCATGGATGCTAATTATTTCGGTCATTGCGATTGTTTTAGCTGCAGGTGCCAATGTTAAAGGGTCGCTATTTATTGAGCAATTAATCAATAATTACATTACGCCTTTGACCAAACAAGCACGACCTGATTTTGGGCCATTACTACATGCAATTATAGTAATGTTTGGCATTTATGCTATTGGCTTCATTTCTAATTATTTATTTTCAATGTTAATGTCAGTACTGGCACAAAAGGTTCAATACCGGGTGCGTAATGAAATGTTTACGCATATGGAAGAACTGCCAATTTCTTATTTCGATGAGAATGATTACGGCGATATCATGAGTCGGTATACGAATGATATTGATACATTGATGCAGATGATTTCGCAGTCAATTCCCCAATTTGTTAATTCAGGGTTAAATATTGTCTTTGTTTTGGCTGCGATGATCAGCTTAAGTTGGCAGTTGACGATTTTCACTTTAATTATTTTCATTCTTTCAATTGGCATTGTTCGTTTTCTAACGAAGCGTTCATCACACTTCTTTCAATTACAGCAAAAAGAATTGGGACAACTTAACGGTTATAATGAAGAAATGCTAAATGGACTGAAAGTAATTAAAGTTTTTAGCCATGAAAAAGAGGCAGAAGCTGAATTTGATCAATATAATCAGGCATTAAAGCAGGCTTCTGGTCAAGCGAATACATACTCGACAATTTTGTTCCCAATTATGGGTAACATGGGTAACTTACTTTATGTCTTAATTGCCATCTTGGGTGGAGCAGTGGCAATCAATAAGATTGCACCGTTATCACTTGGTGTTATTGGTGCCTTTTTGCAATTATCCAAGCAGTTTGCAATGCCGATTGCTCAAATTTCACAACAATTGAACTCAATTGTGATGGCCTTAGCTGGTGCAGAACGGATTTTTGACTTAGAAGATCAACCAATTGAAGTTAATAATGGTGATGTCACTATTACTAAGGATGCCAATGTTAAGGGAAGCTGGCACTGGAACGTGCCACAAGCAGATGGTAGTGTTAAGCAAGTTACGGTTAAAGGACATATTGTCTTTGATGATGTAAACTTTAGTTATTCACCAGACAAGCAGATTTTATATAATATTTCGCTTAATGCTAAACCGGGGATGAAAGTTGCTTTAGTTGGTGAAACTGGTGCTGGTAAAACCACTATTTCCAATATGTTAAATCGATTTTATGAAATTGATTCAGGAACGATTACCTATGATGGTATTCCAATTAATCGCATTAAAAAGGACGATTTGCGACAATCATTATCAATTGTCTTACAGGATACTCACATGTTTACTGGTACGATTATGGAAAATATTCGTTTTGGCAATCCTGAAGCTAGCGATGATGATGTTTACCAAGCAGCACGGTTATCACATGCTGATGAATTCATTCATCATTTAGATGAGGGTTATCAAACGGTAATTGATGGTAGTGGTGGCGATTTGTCTCAAGGGCAAATGCAACTTTTGAGTATTGCTCGGGCAATGATTGCTGATGAACCAGTGATGATTTTGGACGAAGCAACTTCGAGTATTGATACCCAAACTGAAAAGTTGGTTCAAGCTGGGATGGACAATCTACTTGCCGGTCGGACGAGTTTTGTAATTGCTCACCGGCTATCAACCATTGTCAATTCCGATTTAATCTTGGTTCTTGACCATGGTCACATTATTGAAGCTGGTAATCATGATGAACTCTTAAAGCAAAAGGGTTATTATTATGAGTTATATACTGGCAAAAAAGAAATTGAATAA
- a CDS encoding ABC transporter ATP-binding protein codes for MVNTLRKSIRQYKKLSLLSPLFVTGEVIIEMLIPYLVGMLIDNGIMKGNMSYIIKWGLILLVLTVLSLVLGASASYASAHASAGFAANLREDMFYHVQDYSFKNIDRFSSSSLVTRMTTDVNNIQMAYQLIIRMAVRAPMMLVVSVVMSLIISPRLSLIFVVIAPVFAILLGLIIKATYPYFPKIFRGYDRMNQTVRENIRGIREVKTYVQEDSQVKKFKKSSSFIYKLFATAQKIMSLNSLVVAAILNISTLAICWFGAKEIVGGGLQTGQLISMFSYSNSVLNSLNILAMVFTQLVISGASGRRIADVINEKPSITNPHKPLEHVNNGEIIFDHVNFKYNSADKAMALNDINLNIKSGETIGIIGKTGSSKSTLVSMIPRLYDAVSGAVRVAGHNVKSYDLKSLRDNVAMVLQNNVLFSGTIKDNLKWGNENATDEQVLAAAKVAHADDFIQEMPNKYDTMVEQGGTNVSGGQKQRITIARALLKNPKILILDDSTSAVDTQTERAIRESLAKDMPDTTKIIISQRIVSIKDAERIIVMDEGKIQDVGTHDELMKRNELYSSIAKFQEEQKK; via the coding sequence ATGGTTAACACACTGCGTAAATCAATTCGGCAGTACAAAAAACTGTCACTGCTGTCGCCATTATTTGTTACTGGTGAAGTTATCATTGAAATGTTAATACCATATTTAGTTGGTATGTTGATTGATAATGGAATTATGAAAGGTAACATGTCCTACATTATTAAATGGGGGCTAATTTTACTGGTTTTAACTGTGTTGTCACTGGTTTTGGGTGCCAGTGCCAGTTATGCTTCAGCACATGCTTCAGCTGGCTTTGCTGCTAACTTGCGTGAAGATATGTTCTACCACGTTCAAGATTATTCTTTTAAAAATATTGATCGGTTTTCTAGTTCAAGTTTAGTTACTAGAATGACAACCGATGTTAATAATATTCAAATGGCTTATCAGCTAATTATTCGGATGGCGGTTAGAGCGCCGATGATGCTAGTGGTATCGGTAGTTATGTCACTAATCATTAGCCCACGTTTGTCACTAATCTTTGTAGTGATTGCACCAGTTTTTGCAATTTTGCTAGGCTTAATTATTAAAGCTACATATCCTTATTTTCCAAAAATCTTTCGTGGATATGATCGGATGAACCAAACTGTTCGTGAAAATATTCGTGGGATTCGTGAAGTAAAAACTTATGTACAAGAAGATTCTCAAGTAAAGAAATTTAAGAAGTCATCCAGCTTTATCTATAAACTATTTGCTACAGCACAAAAAATTATGTCGCTGAATTCATTAGTAGTTGCTGCTATTTTGAACATTTCTACCTTAGCAATTTGCTGGTTTGGTGCTAAAGAAATTGTGGGTGGTGGCTTGCAAACTGGTCAGTTAATTTCGATGTTTTCATATTCAAATTCAGTTTTAAATAGTTTGAATATTTTAGCAATGGTCTTTACGCAACTAGTTATTTCAGGTGCCAGTGGTCGCAGAATTGCTGATGTGATTAATGAAAAGCCATCAATTACCAATCCACATAAGCCGTTAGAACATGTTAATAATGGTGAAATTATCTTTGATCATGTTAACTTTAAATATAATTCTGCTGATAAAGCAATGGCTTTGAATGATATTAATTTGAATATTAAGTCTGGTGAAACGATAGGGATTATTGGTAAGACGGGGTCGTCTAAGTCCACGCTGGTTTCGATGATTCCGCGCTTATACGATGCAGTTTCAGGTGCAGTTCGGGTAGCTGGTCATAACGTAAAATCCTATGACTTAAAGTCTTTGCGTGATAATGTTGCGATGGTTTTACAAAATAATGTACTCTTTTCAGGTACGATTAAAGATAATTTGAAGTGGGGTAATGAGAACGCGACTGATGAGCAAGTCCTTGCTGCTGCCAAAGTTGCCCATGCTGATGATTTTATCCAAGAAATGCCCAATAAATATGACACGATGGTTGAGCAAGGCGGTACCAATGTTTCTGGTGGACAGAAGCAGAGGATTACGATTGCTCGAGCATTGCTGAAGAATCCTAAGATTTTAATTTTGGATGATTCTACTTCTGCCGTTGATACTCAAACTGAACGAGCAATTCGTGAGTCATTGGCTAAAGATATGCCAGATACTACCAAAATCATTATTTCGCAAAGAATTGTTTCCATCAAAGATGCTGAAAGAATTATTGTTATGGATGAAGGTAAAATCCAAGATGTTGGAACTCATGATGAATTGATGAAGCGTAATGAGCTATATAGTTCAATCGCTAAGTTCCAAGAAGAACAAAAGAAGTAG
- a CDS encoding UDP-N-acetylmuramoyl-L-alanyl-D-glutamate--2,6-diaminopimelate ligase gives MSISLNTCILILKEHHLLKSSAVQDTVATKMEYVSYDSRDIKTNTLFFCKGAGFRPTYLSMAKDNGANCYVAQQPYPEGKGMHALIVRDVSKAMALLSAAFFQFPQDDLFVVGITGTKGKTTTAYFLKGMLDQVNGGKTALISSVNDVVGQRPEDTFKSSLTTPESLDLFRDMRNAVDNGMTHLVMEVSSQAYKKNRVFGLTYDLGLFLNITPDHIGPNEHPDFADYLHCKLQLLVNARKCIINAQSDHFAEIYAAATTTTDPDSIYLFANEKFTSSSLKQPIDFRYASQESDLAQTRFVVTAGSEKAKNISTTGNYQLQMLGDFNESNGTAAIMAAGLAGVDYESAAKGIRNVTVPGRMQTQTTKHHGTIVVDYAHNKASMMALMGFMQREFNNPKIIVVVGAPGNKGVSRRPGFSESINAYASQAFLTADDPGFEDPLAIAQEIDAGIDHEKVAVTIELDRTKAINEAIKSAEPTDVVLICGKGADGFQKIRGVDTPYPSDITVAQEAITKLEG, from the coding sequence ATGAGTATTTCCCTAAATACCTGTATTTTAATTTTAAAAGAACATCATTTGTTAAAATCAAGTGCTGTTCAAGACACGGTTGCCACGAAGATGGAATATGTTTCATACGATTCACGTGACATTAAGACGAATACCTTGTTTTTCTGCAAGGGGGCAGGTTTTCGTCCGACTTATTTATCAATGGCTAAAGATAATGGTGCTAATTGTTATGTAGCACAGCAGCCTTATCCTGAAGGTAAAGGAATGCATGCATTGATTGTGCGTGACGTTTCTAAAGCAATGGCACTTTTGTCAGCAGCATTTTTTCAATTTCCACAAGATGATTTGTTTGTGGTGGGAATTACAGGCACTAAAGGTAAAACCACGACAGCTTACTTTTTAAAAGGAATGCTAGATCAGGTTAATGGCGGTAAAACTGCACTAATTTCTTCAGTCAATGATGTAGTAGGACAGCGTCCAGAGGATACTTTTAAGTCTAGCTTAACGACACCAGAGTCACTTGATTTATTCCGTGATATGCGTAATGCTGTTGATAATGGCATGACACATTTAGTGATGGAAGTGTCTAGCCAAGCTTATAAGAAAAATCGAGTCTTTGGTTTGACCTATGATCTTGGGTTATTTTTAAATATTACACCTGATCACATTGGTCCAAATGAGCATCCAGACTTTGCAGATTATTTGCATTGTAAATTGCAATTGTTAGTTAATGCACGTAAGTGTATTATTAACGCGCAAAGTGACCATTTTGCTGAAATCTATGCGGCAGCAACAACGACAACGGATCCTGATAGTATTTACCTATTTGCTAATGAAAAGTTTACTAGTTCGTCTTTAAAGCAACCGATTGATTTTAGGTATGCCTCTCAAGAAAGTGATCTGGCACAGACGCGGTTTGTAGTAACTGCTGGTAGTGAAAAGGCGAAGAATATTTCTACTACTGGTAACTATCAGTTGCAGATGTTAGGCGACTTTAACGAGTCAAATGGTACTGCAGCAATTATGGCTGCAGGGTTAGCAGGTGTTGATTATGAATCAGCGGCTAAAGGAATTCGTAATGTAACGGTTCCCGGCAGAATGCAAACGCAAACCACTAAGCATCATGGCACGATTGTAGTTGACTATGCACATAACAAGGCTTCGATGATGGCCCTAATGGGTTTCATGCAGCGTGAGTTTAATAATCCTAAAATTATCGTGGTAGTTGGAGCACCTGGCAACAAAGGAGTTTCTAGAAGACCAGGCTTTAGTGAAAGTATTAACGCTTATGCTAGCCAAGCATTTTTAACTGCTGACGATCCAGGATTTGAGGATCCGTTAGCGATTGCTCAAGAGATTGATGCTGGAATTGACCATGAAAAAGTGGCAGTAACGATTGAGCTTGACCGCACTAAAGCAATTAATGAGGCTATTAAGAGTGCCGAGCCAACTGATGTGGTTTTAATCTGCGGTAAAGGTGCTGATGGTTTTCAGAAAATTCGCGGTGTTGATACACCTTATCCATCAGATATTACAGTGGCACAAGAAGCAATTACAAAACTAGAAGGTTAA